A window of the Podospora bellae-mahoneyi strain CBS 112042 chromosome 6, whole genome shotgun sequence genome harbors these coding sequences:
- a CDS encoding hypothetical protein (EggNog:ENOG503PE6U) produces MFERLPEELLSEVARGFRIQDFRNLSLVSKTFHAIWTPRFWRTLCVDTAGSTGRPSSVNIKRIEECAHVLQNASSSILNVSAVVFRRDTRWKLWDYEKEEDWPNVACLHRQPPPEDINYWRCLQQAAPVAGWSFDQWFLRNQKCIEASIERMGEQLDSDPMDDIALAIQSLIERIPAGQLQSFTWDLATCIPQAAFDSLFQAQPQLESITLTADACCKVAGESLHLPFRQLKRVVLNSLPRSHVVPVRRMLETNRGHLRDLQIEELVHGCSLEELLYGGEDCEDARDRESTDERNDELVADPTMSFPSLVTLSLRNIDLTESIDRAFNISGLTALTLRQCSRSSEFLKGIMARNSPLQLKALEFLADYADRDEDEITNTLNHFLLSFKGLEKLYIGLKKTIYYPDSRDNFPPLWSTVGYHGSTLKNLVIHQRGPIRRTGRTCIMEDIQRNVDWIHDAVGKLEIPQVTIINWMKDPATHPLSPLSKLECLGVSSDPFVKATTQDGGSEQFLITLLRPFTSSSRRLKLLHLRKTGSNREDPFGPKVFMSSVSRRVSGDKTIPVPPSRMMAYLDPEFARFLNWVFGQEGIPSLEAVAFGDFANGHMSGKYLHNMFACRSSDVRQRYRVFDCRYKVCEHEWRVVADKYADFLESCPVGPRVESWEHGSRYHF; encoded by the exons ATGTTCGAACGTCTCCCTGAGGAGCTTCTTAGCGAAGTTGCTAGAGGGTTTCGTATTCAAGATTTCAGGAATCTATCTCTCGTCTCCAAGACCTTCCACGCCATATGGACACCCAGGTTCTGGAGAACACTGTGTGTTGACACTGCTGGCTCAACAGGCCGACCGTCTTCTGTCAACATCAAACGGATCGAAGAGTGCGCCCATGTGCTTCAGaatgcttcttcttccatctTAAATGTCTCCGCCGTTGTGTTTCGACGGGACACTCGATGGAAGCTGTGGGActatgagaaggaggaagactGGCCCAACGTCGCCTGCCTGCACCGGCAACCGCCCCCAGAGGATATTAACTACTGGAGATGCTTGCAACAAGCAGCGCCAGTCGCCGGATGGTCATTCGATCAGTGGTTCTTAAGAAATCAGAAATGCATCGAGGCAAGTATAGAACGAATGGGTGAGCAGCTGGATTCCGACCCCATGGACGACATTGCCCTTGCTATACAATCTCTCATTGAACGCATACCTGCTGGCCAACTTCAATCCTTCACCTGGGACTTGGCAACATGCATTCCTCAGGCTGCTTTTGATAGTCTCTTCCAAGCGCAACCGCAACTGGAGTCTATCACATTGACGGCTGATGCCTGTTGCAAGGTTGCCGGTGAAAGCTTGCACCTTCCCTTCCGCCAACTCAAGCGGGTCGTCCTGAACTCATTACCACGATCTCATGTTGTACCAGTGCGAAGAATGCTGGAAACAAATAGAGGGCACCTGCGTGACCTTCAAATCGAGGAGTTGGTGCATGGATGCTCTTTAGAAGAGCTCTTATATGGCGGAGAAGACTGCGAAGATGCAAGAGATAGGGAGTCAACAGACGAACGCAACGACGAACTGGTAGCGGATCCAACGATGTCTTTCCCGTCACTAGTGACGCTGTCGTTGCGGAATATCGACTTGACCGAGAGTATAGACCGGGCATTCAACATCAGTGGCCTCACAGCACTTACACTACGCCAATGCTCACGGTCGAGCGAATTCTTGAAAGGAATCATGGCAAGGAACAGCCCGCTTCAGCTCAAGGCTTTAGAGTTCCTGGCTGACTATGCGGACCGTGACGAGGATGAAATCACGAACACACTCAACCACTTCCTTCTTTCATTTAAGGGCCTCGAAAAGCTTTACATCGGGTTGAAAAAAACCATCTACTATCCGGACAGCCGGGATAATTTCCCTCCCCTATGGTCTACCGTTGGGTATCATGGCTCTACGTTAAAGAATCTGGTGATTCACCAGCGAGGCCCAATCAGGAGGACAGGTCGGACTTGCATCATGGAGGACATCCAGAGAAATGTTGATTGGATTCATGATGCCGTTGGAAAGCTCGAGATTCCACAAGTGACCATTATAAACTGGATGAAGGATCCCGCCACTCATCCCCTGTCACCGCTGTCAAAGCTCGAATGCCTCGGCGTATCTTCGGACCCATTTGTGAAAGCTACAACGCAGGATGGGGGATCCGAGCAATTTCTT ATAACCCTCCTCAGGCCTttcacctcatcatcccgcCGCCTTAAGCTCTTACATCTCCGGAAGACAGGCTCCAATAGAGAGGATCCATTTGGTCCGAAGGTTTTCATGTCGAGTGTCAGCCGACGGGTCAGCGGAGACAAAACCATTCCCGTCCCCCCTTCAAGAATGATGGCATACCTCGACCCCGAGTTTGCTCGGTTTCTCAATTGGGTCTTCGGGCAAGAGGGAATCCCCTCCCTCGAGGCCGTCGCGTTTGGAGATTTTGCCAACGGCCACATGAGCGGTAAATACCTTCATAACATGTTTGCATGCCGCAGCAGTGATGTACGTCAGAGATATCGAGTGTTTGACTGTCGCTACAAGGTTTGTGAGCACGAATGGCGGGTCGTGGCGGATAAGTACGCTGACTTTCTGGAATCGTGCCCCGTCGGGCCGCGGGTGGAGAGTTGGGAGCATGGGTCGAGGTATCATTTCTAA
- a CDS encoding hypothetical protein (EggNog:ENOG503NWE8; COG:S), translating to MKSQSLLASLFLLLPTITACTPSIPTSPPTLPNPHSDDTIPLSTREYWIHQANTLALSHPCPFAAFGTVIVNHTSANPQGTLICTGSNGNSRIGNPTLHGEIAAINNCSSLFVSSAYNMTSAESLAAFKDLTLYTNAESCPMCAAALRWAGFREYVYGVPIKELIELGWGQLDIGSEEVIGSGVGMRDKDPEVVLGGVGREQSKVLFGWQFVRGECPRGCERGRVEDRCLPGE from the coding sequence ATGAAAAGCCAATCGCTACTAGCCTCattgttcctcctcctcccaacaaTCACAGCAtgcaccccctccatcccaacatcaccacccaccctcccaaaccctcacAGCGATGACACcatccccctttccacccgcGAATACTGGATCCACCAagccaacaccctcgccctctcccacccctgCCCCTTCGCCGCCTTTGGTACCGTCATCGTGAACCACACCTCTGCCAACCCCCAAGGAACACTTATCTGCACCGGCTCCAATGGTAACTCCCGGATAGGAAACCCAACTTTGCACGGCGAAATCGCCGCCATTAATAATTGCTCCTCCCTTTTTGTCTCTTCTGCGTATAACATGACATCTGCCGAATCCCTAGCCGCATTCAAGGACCTGACACTCTACACCAACGCCGAAAGCTGCCCCATGTGCGCTGCCGCGCTGAGATGGGCGGGGTTTAGGGAGTACGTTTACGGGGTTCCGATCAAAGAGTTGATTGAACTTGGATGGGGGCAGTTGGACATCGGGAGTGAAGAGGTTATTGGGAGTGGCGTTGGAATGAGGGATAAGGACCCGGAGGTGGTgcttggtggggtggggagggagcagaGTAAAGTGTTGTTTGGGTGGCAGTTTGTGAGGGGCGAGTGTCCGCGTGGTTGTGAAAGGGGGAGAGTGGAAGACAGGTGTCTGCCGGGTGAGTAG
- a CDS encoding hypothetical protein (EggNog:ENOG503P51P; COG:S) — MSIFTDETRKILGHLTTTFTAPEACWTPAHHTVLNVGWLGQGCGPKDVQDNADCWPPTTTGAPRTNSAFYGWGFYSPGLHCPAGYVSACTASATSQGWRVQYRMEPEETFVGCCPEGYACHNENGQTCISNARATTISTYQCESGSQINLAPMTLPNKNWSQAYIYAPMIQLAWKPSDLPSSAISSDPGPTNTSAPEEPSSGGISSGAIAGIAVGAVAVAIAIVVGAFLLWRMKRRGLARGGTDSKEEFPVTEAGATPPGPVVSGPGEKYHYSGQPEQHLRPGMKEPLMTTYELGQTQAPVELSSDRWDIEGRVEAPGPEFAPRELESPHGTPPAGQPAALHRGA, encoded by the coding sequence ATGTCAATCTTTACCGACGAAACCCGAAAGATCCTCGGTCATCTGACCACAACCTTCACAGCTCCGGAAGCATGCTGGACACCGGCCCATCACACCGTGCTCAACGTGGGCTGGTTGGGCCAGGGGTGCGGGCCGAAAGACGTCCAGGATAACGCCGACTGCTGGCCGCCGACGACAACAGGCGCTCCGAGAACCAACTCGGCCTTCTACGGCTGGGGATTCTACTCGCCCGGCCTCCACTGCCCAGCGGGCTATGTGTCGGCATGCACCGCCAGCGCCACCTCTCAGGGTTGGCGCGTACAGTACCGGATGGAGCCAGAAGAGACCTTTGTGGGCTGCTGCCCAGAGGGCTATGCATGCCACAACGAGAACGGCCAAACCTGCATCTCGAATGCTCGAGCCACCACCATTTCGACATATCAATGCGAGAGCGGAAGCCAGATCAATCTCGCTCCAATGACTCTCCCCAATAAGAACTGGTCCCAGGCGTATATTTATGCACCCATGATCCAGCTCGCGTGGAAGCCCTCAGACCTTCCCTCATCAGCTATTTCCTCAGACCCAGGACCGACCAACACATCAGCGCCCGAGGAGCCTTCCAGCGGTGGCATCTCGAGCGGAGCGATAGCCGGCATTGCGGTCGGTGCTGTTGCGGTGGCAATTGCCATCGTGGTTGGCGCCTTTTTGCTTTGGAGGATGAAGCGTCGTGGATTGGCCCGCGGCGGTACCGACTCAAAAGAAGAATTCCCTGTCACTGAGGCAGGGGCAACTCCGCCCGGACCCGTCGTTTCTGGGCCTGGAGAGAAATACCATTACTCCGGCCAGCCCGAACAACACTTGCGCCCCGGTATGAAGGAGCCACTAATGACGACGTACGAACTTGGACAGACGCAAGCGCCAGTCGAGTTGAGCAGTGACCGATGGGATATAGAGGGCAGGGTGGAAGCTCCCGGTCCTGAGTTCGCTCCAAGGGAGCTGGAGAGTCCACATGGCACCCCGCCAGCCGGCCAGCCAGCCGCGTTGCACAGAGGCGCATGA
- a CDS encoding hypothetical protein (EggNog:ENOG503P63E; COG:S), translating to MTRSILPTFPLIILGVIEPLMLLEAYRVGIINPGAQHYFTRQLPPDLLYTTKTTQPPEFSPQAETVTLQLVNVFLLLAGLAVVCCFSKDKWTVKGYCVVVGLADYGHIWSIYKGLGAEAFWEFGKWNDLVWGGVLASALLNLVRWGVVFDVFGRLKDGEKVKTK from the exons ATGACACGCTCAATCCTCCCAACCTTCCcgctcatcatcctcggcgtGATCGAGCCACTGATGCT CCTCGAAGCTTACCGCGtcggcatcatcaacccTGGCGCCCAGCACTACTTCACCCGTCAACTCCCGCCCGACTTGCTCTACACCACCAAGACTACTCAGCCTCCCGAGTTCTCTCCCCAGGCCGAAACGGTCACCCTCCAGCTGGTCaacgtcttcctcctccttgccggCTTGGCTGTCGTGTGCTGCTTCAGCAAGGATAAATGGACCGTCAAGGGCTACTGCGTCGTGGTCGGGCTGGCGGATTATGGCCATATCTGGTCCATATACAAGGGTTTGGGCGCGGAGGCGTTTTGGGAGTTTGGCAAATGGAACGACTTGGTTTGGGGCGGGGTGTTGGCATCCGCCTTGTTGAATTTGGtgaggtggggggttgtgttTGATGTTTTCGGGAGGTTGAAAgatggggagaaggtgaagacgAAGTGA
- a CDS encoding hypothetical protein (COG:U; EggNog:ENOG503NUAW): protein MATQTQTVTVAPQPAHTNPSNNNLITLSGPKVPPEDDSHPDFSMAKRDITFLLTPLCLSVLLSSLDLTILTPSIPSIVADFASPQGYIWIGSSFILAHTASTPIWGAVFDIFGRKPIMLLSQAIFFFASLLCALAENLHSLIIGRTWQGVGASGMGMMVNVIICDSFSLRDRGLYLAVTSGVWALGSAIGPVIGGVMSTRLSWRWCFWINLPIGFLVFFTILIFLPLPSPPKTPILTGLKALDWSGSLLIIGSALMILLALDFGNVVLAWSSPTVINLLVFGVLTLFLFFFNEWKLAPNPIFPARLFPNLSTIAAYGVFAFDSFVFIGLAYYLPLYSQSVLGANALTSGVHLVPLIVSCSLSAAFAGVAIQKTGRYLPVMYAAQVFLMLGVGLFLSLDFAEPDHLGKLFGYEILAGVGVGMNIEGPILAAQAAASELDTAAVIAAMGFARSMATAVSIVVGGVIFQNGMDGRNRGLVEKLGGDIANWFGGGEAAGSIERIELLGEQQQQVVRGVYFESLRLVWIMYVAFAGLATVLTLLVRGQRLSKEHKDVVLGVERGRTTQGQLPVQLGPVPEVRSGEGSAAEIRLRRAADI, encoded by the exons ATGGCAACGCAAACACAAACCGTTACCGTTGCACCCCAACCTGcacacaccaacccctccaacaacaacctcatcacACTTTCCGGCCCTAAAGTACCACCTGAGGATGATAGCCACCCCGACTTTTCCATGGCCAAGCGGGACATCACCTTCCTTTTAACACCCCTCTGCCTTTCTGTTCTCTTGTCTTCTCTCGACCTGAcgatcctcaccccctccattcCCTCCATCGTGGCCGACTTTGCCTCCCCACAAGGCTACATCTGGATCGGCTCTTCCTTCATCCTCGCCCACACAGCCAGCACACCCATCTGGGGCGCAGTGTTCGACATCTTTGGCCGCAAACCCATCATGCTTTTATCACaggccatcttcttcttcgcaAGCTTGCTATGCGCCCTAGCAGAGAACTTGCACTCCCTAATCATCGGAAGAACATGGCAAGGAGTAGGTGCGAGTGGAATGGGAATGATGGTCAATGTGATAATTTGTGACTCGTTCAGCTTGAGAGATAGGGGGCTGTATCTCGCGGTAACAAGCGGGGTGTGGGCGTTGGGGAGTGCGATTGGGCCGGTGATAGGTGGTGTGATGAGCACCAGGTTgagttggaggtggtgtttttggATAAACC TTCCCATCGGTTTTCTAGttttcttcaccatcctcatcttccttccactcccatcaccgcccaaGACCCCAATTCTGACCGGGCTCAAAGCTCTGGACTGGTCTGGCTCGCTCCTCATTATCGGTAGTGCCCTGATGATCCTCCTGGCCCTCGACTTCGGCAATGTAGTGCTAGCCTGGTCTTCCCCCAcagtcatcaacctcctcgtctttGGCGTCCTGACCCtattcctcttcttctttaaCGAGTGGAAGTTAGCCCCCAACCCAATATTCCCCGCAAGGTTATTCCCCAATCTCTCCACCATCGCTGCCTACGGCGTCTTCGCCTTCGACTCGTTCGTTTTCATTGGACTGGCGTATTATCTCCCTCTCTATTCCCAATCCGTGCTTGGAGCCAATGCGCTCACGTCGGGAGTCCACCTTGTCCCATTAATCGTCTCGTGTTCTTTATCGGCGGCGTTTGCGGGGGTAGCTATCCAAAAGACGGGGAGGTATCTCCCCGTTATGTATGCCGCGCAGGTCTTCCTCATGCTTGGAGTGGGGTTGTTCCTCAGCCTTGACTTTGCGGAGCCAGATCATCTCGGGAAGTTGTTCGGGTACGAGATTCTGGCTGGAGTAGGAGTGGGTATGAACATCGAGGGGCCGATTCTGGCTGCgcaggcggcggcgagcgaGCTTGATACTGCGGCGGTGATTGCGGCGATGGGGTTTGCGAGGTCGATGGCGACTGCGGTGTCGATTGTCGTTGGGGGAGTGATCTTTCAGAATGGAATGGATGGGCGGAACCGTGGTCTGGTTGAGAAATTGGGAGGTGATATCGCGAAttggtttggagggggagaagcgGCCGGGAGTATCGAGAGGATTGAATTGCTTGGtgagcagcaacagcaggttGTGAGGGGCGTATATTTTGAGTCACTAAGGTTGGTTTGGATCATG TATGTCGCGTTTGCTGGCCTTGCCACTGTCCTCACTTTGTTAGTTAGAGGGCAAAGGTTGAGCAAAGAGCACAAAGACGTCGTTTTGGGTGTGGAAAGAGGTCGGACTACGCAGGGGCAGCTACCGGTACAACTGGGACCTGTGCCTGAAGTTAgatcgggggaggggagtgcGGCGGAAATCAGGCTGCGGAGGGCTGCAGACATATGA
- a CDS encoding hypothetical protein (EggNog:ENOG503PF2W) codes for MKPSTAFTLATLCIKSCVADFWIYEAGGFGDIVPVTYFRFYHDPPTCGTIGNNNRQNYLPYDDVSKTKGIACDGNGCEGGNPNEITRFEMNVDWGHYTIYKDRGYRMYDKKNNVVGQCRPDRSKRYLCVGTGLPDGASVFHCTTSVDKF; via the exons ATGaaaccctccaccgccttcaccctcgccaccctcTGCATCAAGAGTTGCGTGGCCGACTTCTGGATCTACGAGGCTGGCGGATTTGGCGACATTGTTCCTGTCACGTACTTCCGTTTCTACCACGACCCTCCCACGTGCGGTACAATCGGCAATAACAACAGACAAAACTATCTCCCATACGATGATGTCAGCAAAACAAAG GGCATTGCCTGCGACGGGAATGGTTGCGAGGGTGGAAACCCCAACGAGATCACCCGTTTCGAGATGAATGTGGACTGGGGACACTACA CTATTTACAAGGACCGTGGCTACAGGATGTacgacaagaagaacaacgTTGTGGGGCAGTGTCGTCCTGATAGATCCAAGAGGTATCTTTGTGTTGGCACCGGGCTTCCTGATGGGGCTAGTGTCTTCCACTGCACTACGTCTGTTGACAAGTTTTGA